CGTCCCAAGCCCGCAGGGTGCGCAACGTTTAtatcagacgcgccacggttcctgcataggacgcagctttctttttcattgcaggtgttcgctttatggccgtTTAATGGCAAATGGCAAATGTTTGggggacgtcttcttatgggagcaatacAGTTCGTTCCGTTCCACGGCCCGGAAGTATAGACTGATGCCTttggcaaggaggtgcatcatAAGAGCCTTGCTAAAACACAAAGGAGAAAATTTTGCGAGCGCCTCTGCTTACCGCACTATCTTAAAGCCGGCCGTAACAGCAATGGCGGGAATGATCTCCTCGGAAAGAACGCCAAGCTATCTACAGCCAtgagggcgagaacttaagagaggtggttgtccgtgaagaacGCCAACACACACTAACCGATTGGCAACCCTTTTGACAAAATGAGTCacgaggcagatggactgcgcgttTTATTCGGCAACTatccgtggctgaatcgaaagaaTGGTGAGATTTGtcagattgactatttccttacacaGCTCCTAAGGTGAGATATTCATTTCAGTTTAATCTGCACGAGTTTAAAAAGGCTCGATCTCCGTTGTCCGAAGGATGCTCAGGAGCGTTGGAAGATGGAGTGTGGTGGATTACATTCGGGTGCTTCTTGCTTCGAAGAAGATTGAGATCGACCGATGAAGTaatcggatggcaaggggtttcaTGAACTGACAACTTCCTTTATTCCACCCTCCCTCCGGTGAGTCGGGAGTGCGAGAGGGTAAGCCAGGAGTATTGTGTGAAATGAttgatgacggggaggtgttttGTTGGTAGTCCGGCGGTGTACTGATGGGGGAGTGGTAAACACCCTCACCTACCCTACTTCAAAAGAAAACTACTTAGTGCGGTGTTACCTTCTTTAGTAGATATATAGAGTTTTCTCACATACCCTTGAGTGAAGTTATCCACCTCTCCGCTTTTCATGACCTTATCCTTATATGTGGAAGGTAGGTAGGAGTAGGAAGGTATTCTTTATAGTTGAaaacacaaatttcaaaacagttACCATGACGACTGGTCGGTGTATGTGTTTCATTACAACAGATGTGAACTACATTTGATCATTTAAActacaaaacaaaatcttattaggaaTAGATAAGTCCACTTTTTACagaaaaattgtctttattaaAACATAAAGGTAATTTTCTATTGAATAATTACTACTAATAAATAATGCTAGGAATTATCTTACATTTTTCTCtacaataaatattttgaaaaaatgaaaatatttcaaaaattctcaaataaattCATCTAGGAAAGTTATTTATGCGGGGATCGATTCGTCGCTATTATTTGTCGTTAGTCGCTGATGGCGTTGGTATTTATTATCTTCAACTATTTCGTTGTCGAACACGCTGTTAATCCGTCGCCAATGCATGCAGCGTAGCCCATTGCATGCGGAATAACGTTCTGCTCATAAGCTCCTGAAAATAGATGAGCCCATGGACCGCTAGCGAACACAGCAACATCATCGCCACCATGTGTTTCCGAGTCTAATGGGACGCCACTTGGGAATTTGTAGTCCTGTTCGTATGAGAGAGGGATATAGATTAGTCTTTTTTCCGGTGAATAGAGCAAATGAATGACGGGAATAGAAAAATGCTGAATAGATACGTGAAAGGACATATTCATGTGCATAATTAATTGATCCGTGAGTATTAGAACTGTTTTTCATGTgggcgaaaaaaaaatgttttattcaCTCTCGCGTACGTACCTTATCAGCCATATTCACCTCCAGCAGATTTTTCCTACGTCCTTGATTTGGCCGCATATTGCGGTCGTATCCTGGTCCATTAGCGTAACTCAGTGTTGCGTATGGTAGCTTATCCCCAGCGTATTGTCCATTGTTAATTccgaaaatattgtttttccgACTAGAATAGCCCGCAACGGACATGGTATGTGAATGATCCGCTGTGACGACTATGAGTGTATCCTCTTCGTTAGTTCGTGTCCTGGCCATGTCAATGGCCTTCTGAAATTCTACGGTTTCGTCGATGGCTTTGATTGCCTGGGTTGAGTGGTGACCGTGATCAATGCGACCACCTTCGACAAAGAGGAAGTATCTTTGGTCATTTCTTTGGAAGATGTCCAGCGCTTTGCTGACCATTTCCGTAAGGGTTGGGGTTGTAACGTTGTCCGCATCCACATGGAATGGTAAATGCGTGTAATTAAAAAGCCCTAAAACGTACTCGGTGTCCTTTGGTAGCTGAAAAatgttttaataaagttttatcaGAGGAAGGTGGATTGAGTCGTTTGCATTGAATTCGAAATGagagtaattttgttttttcagtCATTAAAAGGAAGGAGATAAATCCATATGAGTATTCCTTTTAGACGGAATCTGCTCCCTTGTTAACTAGAATATAACCTCGAATCTAATTTAGATTCATGTATTTTGAACATACCTCTAACAATTGATCTCTGGTTTCAATATAGGCCGCCGAGTAATCTGCATGGTCCTGTTTCCATTGATCAATCAGGTTCTTCCCGTCCTTTCGTTTGCCTTTATGTCCGAAACTATCGAGTACGGAATCAGGTAGAAGTTCCTGTCGTCCACCGCCCATTATCACCTTTAGATTATGTCCGACAGGATTTTGAATCAATTGTTTAGCAATATCTGTACAATAGGCTGGATCTCCGCCATCACGTATAAGGCGAGCATCGCTTTCCCAGTTTCTGTTGGCAGTGTGGGCATAGACACCTGCTGGTGATGCATGGGTAACCTGGGTAGTTGTTATTAAACCTGTAACACAAAACACATTACCCATTGTCATCGAGGATGTTACGAGCAGTAGCAAGCTAACACTTTGACTTGCAAACCAGCTGAAATAATTCAATTGAGACTGCAACGATTACAGTGGGATCTCAAAGAAAATGTCAGCTTGAAGTAAGCTTAATGAGTGTGGATTTCAGGATATGAGCACAGCTGGATATTGGTACTGTAT
The window above is part of the Hermetia illucens chromosome 3, iHerIll2.2.curated.20191125, whole genome shotgun sequence genome. Proteins encoded here:
- the LOC119653019 gene encoding alkaline phosphatase, with product MKGFRALFYPLSITFIVLISTVSFASVLCHGDDDEYDVMHPQLHILRETITNRRFKRDMPPVYFQSPDDERNTKYWNNVAQDILKTQLNKNRLNTNIAKNIILFLGDGMSIPTLTAARIALGGEEQKLSFEKYPYVGLSKTYCANTQVADSACTATAYLGGVKGNYATIGVTANVKLNDCAAENDTSNHVHSIARWAQNMGMATGLITTTQVTHASPAGVYAHTANRNWESDARLIRDGGDPAYCTDIAKQLIQNPVGHNLKVIMGGGRQELLPDSVLDSFGHKGKRKDGKNLIDQWKQDHADYSAAYIETRDQLLELPKDTEYVLGLFNYTHLPFHVDADNVTTPTLTEMVSKALDIFQRNDQRYFLFVEGGRIDHGHHSTQAIKAIDETVEFQKAIDMARTRTNEEDTLIVVTADHSHTMSVAGYSSRKNNIFGINNGQYAGDKLPYATLSYANGPGYDRNMRPNQGRRKNLLEVNMADKDYKFPSGVPLDSETHGGDDVAVFASGPWAHLFSGAYEQNVIPHAMGYAACIGDGLTACSTTK